The DNA window TACTACTTGGTCGTTCCCTGAAAGCAAGACCTTTGCCATAGCTATCAAACACCTGATTAATATCAATTTATTGAAGATATTAGGTTAGCCAACGCAGTATTGCAGTGTATTGATTGCAATAAATGTCACTAAATTATTGAATTTTCAGACAATTGTGCCAGATATGACACCACCTCTTTGAAACGAAAAATAAATATTCGAATTGACCAGTAAATACCTTTTGGAGCAAAAGCAAATACATATAATGAATTTCAGAGGTATGGAAATTCTGCATTTTTTTGGTAAACCGTATGTTTAAAGATGAATCAAACCTAGCTAGTTCATTTAGTAAAATGGCTCCTGAATGGCTTAAATCCTACAAGAGATCGTATCTTCAAGGGGATATGTCTGCAGGTATAATTGTCACAATTATGCTCATTCCACAGAGTTTGGCATATGCATTACTAGCAGGCCTGCCTCCCCAAATTGGACTTTATGCCAGCATTTTGCCCTTAATAGCTTATGCCGTTTTTGGCACAAGTATGACATTAGCGGTAGGTCCGGTCGCTGTGGCTTCACTCATGACAGCAACAGCACTTACGCCTTTAGCAACCCCGGGGTCAAGTGAATACACTTTCCTGGCTATGCAGTTGGCAATGTTTACAGGCGTGATTTATTTGCTTTGTGGTGTATTCAGATTAGGATTTCTCTCGCACCTTTTAAGCCATCCGGTCATTAATGGTTTTATTATTGGGTCTGCAATCCTCATTGCGATTAGCCAGCTTAAAGGCATTTTAGGGGTAAGTATTCCAAACGGAAGTGTCGTTGACACACTATCCAGTCTTTATGCTTCTCTGGGACTTATAAATTACCCAACGCTATATATTGGCATCGCATCCATAGCCTTCCTTTTTTATGCAAGAAATGGCCTAGCCAGCTTATTGAATAAGTTGGGGCTAAGTAAAGAACAGGCAGGATTGTTAACAAAACTCGCCCCGATGGTAGTAGTCATCATTTCTACCTTGCTCGTAGGCACCAATGATTGGGCAGGAGTGCTTGGAGTCAAGATTGTAGGAAGCATTCCAGAAGGGCTGCCTAGTTTGAGCTACTCGCTTCCGACAGTCGCTCAAAGTAAATCATTACTGATGCCAGCTTTGCTCATTTTTATCGTTGGCTTTATTGAAAGCGTATCTGTAGCGCAGTCTTTAGCGTTGCGTAGACAACAAAAAATAAAACCTAATAAGGAGTTATTTGGCTTAGGGGCTGCAAATGCAGCCAGTGCACTGTCTGGTGGGTATCCCGTCGTCGGCGGCTTCGCAAGATCCGTTGTTAACTATGCGGCCGGTGCCAACACCCCTCTGGCGAGCATATTTTCCGCTGTATTGATGCTAATTGTATTGTTGGGGTTCACAGGCTACTTTTTCTATCTTCCCCATGCGGTATTGGCTGCCACCATTATCGTTGCGGTTCTGGGAATGGTCGACTTCAGTACAGTCAAACATACTTGGAAATACAGCAAGGCTGATGGCCTATCACTCCTGGGAACAACGTTAACAGTGATATTAGTTGGAGTTGAACCTGGGATCCTAGTAGGTGTTTCCATATCAATACTCTCCTATCTTTGGAATGCCAGTCACCCGCATATTGCCATCGTTGGACGAGTGGAGGGTACGGAGCACTTCAGAAATATTGAGCGCTACAGCGTGCAAACCTTACCCAATGCTGTGTTTATCAGAATTGACGAGAACCTGTTCTTCGGAAATATTCAGGCAGTTGAAGAAACAATTCACAGCGTCCTGCACCAACATCCTGAAGTACAAAACATAGTCATTCTTGGGCCTGCAATCAACAGCATTGACTCAACGGCTCTTGAAGTTCTATGTGCCTTAAACACACAGATTGGTGCCATGAAGAAGAAATTACACCTGGCAGAGATAAAAGGGCCTGTGATGGATCGCCTACGCGGAAGTGACCTGATTTCAGAATTAACCGGCAACAATTTCTTGCATGCTTACGAGGCTTTTGAAGCACTGGCAAGAAGAGCTTGAGACCTCGTGCAAGCTTTTTTAAACAACCACATACAGAGAATTGAGTAATAGCGAAGGAGCAATCCCCATGAAACCTACAGTTGAATCTTTTTTTGATGATGTAACCTACACCATCACCCATGTAATCAGCGATGAGGTCACTAAATCTTGCGCCGTAGTGGATGCAGTTTTGGATTACGACGCCAAGTCAGGGCGTACCTCTACCAAGATGGCAGACAAAGTGATTGAATATATCCTGTCTAACGATCTACGCCTTGATTGGATTCTTGAAACTCACGCCCATGCAGACCATGTCACCGCTGCCCCCTATTTACAGAAAAAGCTGGGAGGCAAGATCGGCATTGGTGAAAACATTCTGAAAGTACAAACAGTCTTCAACGTTGTATTTAACTATGACAAGTTAGAAGCTTCAGATGGCACAGCATTTGACCATCTATTTGCGGACGGAGAAAATTTCAATATTGGGAATCTTCGTGTTCAAGCAATTAATGTCCCTGGCCATACCCCGGCTGACATGGCTTACATAGTAGAGGACCAGATGGTATTTGTGGGTGACACAATCTTCATGCCTGACGTGGGGACCGCTCGGTGCGACTTCCCAGGCGGGGATGCCCACATTCTCTTTAAATCAATCAAGCGCATATTCTCCATGGCGCCTGAGACAGTGCTTTACATGTGCCATGACTACCCTCCTTCCGGTCGTGAACCCCAATATAAAACCACTGTTGCTGAGCAGCGCAAAAGTAATATCCACGTAAAGGACTCAATTAGTGAAGATGAGTTTGTACAGATGCGAACAACGAGAGATAAAACACTAGCCTTCCCTACTCTAATTCTTCCATCTATCCAGTTGAATATTAGAGCCGGGAAAATGCCTGGTGCAGAAGAAAATGGGGTTAGCTACCTGAAAATTCCTATCAACGGCATTTAGGATATCTGTATGAAAAAAATAACTCGTGTGGCTGTTGTTATAGCAGCTATAACCTTCGTTGCTGGTGCCATCTACACTGAAGGTCTTGGGTTCTTCCCAACTGCAAACAAAGCTGAATCGAATAATCCAGTCTATGCTCTTTCATTTCCCGACAAGGATAAGAATGCTTATGACTTTAGTCAGCTTCGTGGGAAAGTT is part of the Merismopedia glauca CCAP 1448/3 genome and encodes:
- a CDS encoding SulP family inorganic anion transporter, whose translation is MFKDESNLASSFSKMAPEWLKSYKRSYLQGDMSAGIIVTIMLIPQSLAYALLAGLPPQIGLYASILPLIAYAVFGTSMTLAVGPVAVASLMTATALTPLATPGSSEYTFLAMQLAMFTGVIYLLCGVFRLGFLSHLLSHPVINGFIIGSAILIAISQLKGILGVSIPNGSVVDTLSSLYASLGLINYPTLYIGIASIAFLFYARNGLASLLNKLGLSKEQAGLLTKLAPMVVVIISTLLVGTNDWAGVLGVKIVGSIPEGLPSLSYSLPTVAQSKSLLMPALLIFIVGFIESVSVAQSLALRRQQKIKPNKELFGLGAANAASALSGGYPVVGGFARSVVNYAAGANTPLASIFSAVLMLIVLLGFTGYFFYLPHAVLAATIIVAVLGMVDFSTVKHTWKYSKADGLSLLGTTLTVILVGVEPGILVGVSISILSYLWNASHPHIAIVGRVEGTEHFRNIERYSVQTLPNAVFIRIDENLFFGNIQAVEETIHSVLHQHPEVQNIVILGPAINSIDSTALEVLCALNTQIGAMKKKLHLAEIKGPVMDRLRGSDLISELTGNNFLHAYEAFEALARRA
- a CDS encoding MBL fold metallo-hydrolase yields the protein MKPTVESFFDDVTYTITHVISDEVTKSCAVVDAVLDYDAKSGRTSTKMADKVIEYILSNDLRLDWILETHAHADHVTAAPYLQKKLGGKIGIGENILKVQTVFNVVFNYDKLEASDGTAFDHLFADGENFNIGNLRVQAINVPGHTPADMAYIVEDQMVFVGDTIFMPDVGTARCDFPGGDAHILFKSIKRIFSMAPETVLYMCHDYPPSGREPQYKTTVAEQRKSNIHVKDSISEDEFVQMRTTRDKTLAFPTLILPSIQLNIRAGKMPGAEENGVSYLKIPINGI